A genomic region of Terriglobia bacterium contains the following coding sequences:
- a CDS encoding ATP-binding cassette domain-containing protein, translating into MLTVLSTQRARAHAAGEHALRVRGVDFSYCTAANDSKALYSGFALDIEQGSVVALMGASGCGKSTLGKMMARIIKPTAGRIEWSPQFSKRADVVYMDQHPMNSIFPWQTVRGNLEYPLEKLGWSELESQARVAYLASLFRLDGILHSLPAQISGGELQRLALARCLSWRPPLVILDEPFSALDRDVKTNIIHALHALATKDGMTVVLITHNVSDALAIGMRYVIVGDRPVRIMSDMEFKSPHPRERGTLDYDTMEKALIACIRDGLV; encoded by the coding sequence ATGCTCACCGTCTTATCGACCCAACGCGCTAGAGCGCACGCGGCCGGCGAACACGCGCTGCGCGTGCGCGGCGTGGACTTCTCCTACTGCACGGCGGCGAACGACTCCAAGGCGCTGTACTCCGGGTTCGCCCTCGACATCGAGCAGGGCTCGGTGGTCGCGCTCATGGGCGCCAGCGGCTGCGGCAAAAGCACGCTGGGAAAAATGATGGCCCGCATCATCAAACCGACCGCGGGGCGTATCGAGTGGTCGCCGCAGTTCAGCAAGCGTGCCGACGTGGTCTACATGGACCAGCACCCGATGAACAGCATCTTCCCGTGGCAGACGGTGCGCGGCAACCTGGAGTACCCACTCGAAAAATTGGGATGGAGCGAACTGGAGAGCCAAGCGCGGGTTGCGTATCTGGCTTCCTTGTTCCGGCTCGATGGCATTTTGCATTCGCTGCCGGCGCAGATTTCCGGCGGCGAACTGCAACGGCTGGCGTTGGCGCGCTGCCTGTCGTGGAGGCCCCCGCTGGTCATCCTCGATGAACCCTTCTCCGCGCTCGATCGCGACGTCAAGACCAACATCATCCACGCGCTCCACGCGCTTGCCACCAAGGATGGCATGACCGTGGTGCTGATCACGCACAACGTCTCCGACGCGCTCGCCATCGGCATGCGCTACGTGATCGTCGGCGACCGCCCCGTGCGGATCATGTCCGACATGGAATTCAAGAGCCCGCATCCGCGCGAACGCGGCACGCTGGATTACGACACCATGGAGAAGGCGCTCATCGCCTGCATCCGCGATGGACTGGTGTAA
- a CDS encoding ABC transporter substrate-binding protein, whose translation MARVVAAASMIVILVAAVRLTSRRNGRVRIAYPPMLASLPVVAAQDQQMFQRHHLQAEVVSFSSSNDMVSALVAGQVDVLPAVSLVPLLHLEIQHPGRFRVFSHSRMRRENSTYRIVVKSGSPLQKLADLKGNKVGVFPGMSATRLISAFLQRNGVDPQTVTFIQLPPSAQVSSLESGAVDALFSYDPLTLIAEPGKYRPLSDSVYAELMEPCPVGVSVISRDFERRQPEAGGRAVAVMREAIAYVGSHPRQATALLPRFTRMTPEMASRVNVADITLSNQVDAAVLQRFIDMLYEIGEIPEKIDAHRLIDPTR comes from the coding sequence ATGGCCCGGGTGGTTGCTGCCGCCTCGATGATCGTCATCCTGGTGGCGGCCGTGCGCCTGACCTCGCGCCGCAATGGCCGGGTGCGCATCGCCTATCCACCCATGCTGGCGAGCCTGCCGGTGGTCGCGGCTCAGGATCAGCAGATGTTCCAACGCCATCACTTGCAGGCCGAGGTCGTGTCGTTCAGCAGCAGCAACGACATGGTGAGCGCCCTTGTCGCCGGCCAGGTCGATGTGCTGCCAGCGGTGTCGCTGGTGCCGCTGCTGCATCTGGAAATCCAGCACCCGGGACGATTTCGCGTGTTCTCGCACAGCCGCATGCGGCGCGAGAACTCCACCTATCGCATCGTGGTCAAGAGCGGCTCGCCGCTGCAAAAGCTAGCGGACCTGAAAGGGAACAAGGTCGGCGTTTTCCCCGGCATGTCGGCAACGCGCCTGATCAGCGCGTTCCTGCAACGCAATGGCGTGGACCCGCAGACGGTCACGTTCATCCAATTGCCGCCATCGGCGCAGGTGTCGAGCCTGGAATCCGGCGCGGTGGATGCGCTGTTTTCCTACGACCCGCTCACCTTGATCGCCGAGCCGGGAAAGTACCGTCCGCTGTCGGATTCCGTGTACGCCGAGTTGATGGAGCCGTGCCCGGTGGGCGTGTCCGTCATTTCCCGCGATTTCGAGCGCAGGCAACCGGAGGCCGGCGGGCGGGCGGTGGCCGTGATGCGGGAAGCCATCGCCTACGTCGGCTCCCACCCGCGGCAGGCGACCGCGCTCCTGCCCCGTTTCACCCGCATGACGCCGGAGATGGCGTCGCGCGTAAACGTGGCCGACATCACCTTGTCGAACCAGGTGGACGCGGCCGTGCTGCAACGTTTTATTGACATGCTGTACGAGATCGGCGAAATTCCCGAGAAGATCGATGCTCACCGTCTTATCGACCCAACGCGCTAG